One window from the genome of Kaistella carnis encodes:
- a CDS encoding McrC family protein yields the protein MNLKSIVRFEHEKLIFNLKNEDEKKLHDALENYYGNYSPFFKLIKNGVQFNEYVGVLQIGRTKIEILPKADKNGEEKWRGLLIDMIRTVWGFNVKSTGSSTLKLKSNSILDLYFELFINELELIFHRGLIKKYSQTDVNLQSLKGSLQFSKHISKNCTHQERFYVKYSHYDKDHLIHQILFKALNLINQINTTNSLKSKIGTLLLDFPEVSNIKISETVFSKINYDRKNIHYKTALEIAKLVLLNYHPDLSKGKNNVLALMFDMNSLWEQFIFMTLHKKMKTHQITSQVTKYFWKPTEGSLSKMRPDLILKNRITQETIVLDTKWKNLNGRNPSPEDLRQMYVYHKYYDATKTALVYPGEEHFIKRGNYFNTEIKAEISLKECSIVHVKTVDEIGFWQDEIVEQIKSFLR from the coding sequence ATGAATCTAAAAAGCATCGTAAGATTTGAACATGAGAAATTAATTTTCAACCTCAAAAATGAGGATGAAAAAAAACTGCATGATGCTTTGGAAAATTATTACGGTAATTATTCGCCTTTTTTCAAACTCATTAAAAATGGAGTTCAGTTTAATGAATATGTTGGCGTATTACAAATTGGAAGAACTAAAATTGAAATCCTTCCCAAAGCCGACAAAAACGGTGAAGAAAAATGGAGGGGTTTACTCATTGATATGATTCGAACTGTTTGGGGGTTTAATGTGAAATCTACTGGATCTTCAACTCTAAAACTTAAATCCAATTCAATTTTGGATTTGTATTTTGAACTTTTCATCAATGAACTAGAACTTATTTTTCATCGTGGCCTCATTAAAAAATACAGTCAAACTGATGTCAATTTACAATCTCTAAAAGGTTCCTTGCAATTTTCAAAACATATTTCAAAAAACTGTACTCATCAGGAGCGTTTCTATGTGAAATATTCACACTATGACAAAGACCATTTAATTCATCAAATTTTATTTAAAGCGTTGAATCTTATTAATCAAATTAATACTACAAATTCGTTAAAAAGTAAAATTGGAACATTGCTTTTGGATTTTCCAGAGGTATCGAATATAAAAATTTCTGAAACCGTTTTTTCCAAAATAAATTATGATCGGAAAAATATTCATTACAAAACCGCTTTAGAAATTGCAAAATTGGTTTTACTCAACTACCATCCAGATTTGTCAAAGGGAAAGAATAATGTTTTAGCATTAATGTTTGATATGAATTCCCTTTGGGAACAATTCATCTTTATGACTCTTCATAAAAAGATGAAAACGCACCAGATCACCTCTCAAGTGACAAAATACTTTTGGAAACCCACAGAGGGTAGTTTATCAAAAATGCGCCCTGACTTAATCTTAAAGAATAGAATAACGCAAGAAACTATTGTACTGGACACAAAATGGAAGAATCTTAACGGTAGAAATCCTTCTCCGGAAGATTTAAGACAGATGTATGTTTATCATAAATATTATGATGCAACAAAAACTGCACTCGTTTATCCTGGAGAAGAACATTTTATAAAAAGAGGAAATTATTTTAATACAGAAATAAAAGCCGAGATATCCTTAAAAGAGTGCAGTATCGTACATGTTAAGACCGTAGATGAAATTGGTTTTTGGCAAGATGAAATAGTCGAACAAATTAAATCATTTTTGCGGTAA
- a CDS encoding McrB family protein has product MSLYKDLQIKVYDWLKAKHDRDQNFTFSLRQKANKGAELNYFIGTEKSKYFSTTFWFIPVAYPGSSGDLINLVIDLRKKKIEFFVQFNQTKTPHDKQNRLALEFIRSLKEKVKSDFDNVYVGSDKNKMEFFGAYSTPKYSDFEEMKDDLENMINKIIPMIDEQLALFKSNNPDFIGDKFSKEDQKKMISKMHDRIEKYSDQKYIEKSKGEKKEDEEELFVDFIINPNIPLNQILYGPPGTGKTYNTINKSLAIIEGKTDEDLSDEELNEGRITLHNRFKDYVVDGRIVFTTFHQSMSYEDFIEGIKPEIEDGIDGSRTVIYNVHEGIFKKIAENCKNEHTVSDNYGFTFEDAWESLITKSETNDKFFLNTLSSKEGFLVKDLTENGNLRLTNNLGEKEYVVSFNRMKKLQEKIQNLTVVKNIDKEFREVIGGMNSTAYWSVLNYINNWLKNNHTNKQYIPSNQPCVLIIDEINRGNVSQIFGELITLIEEDKRIGMPEELEIILPYSKKPFGVPSNLYIIGTMNTADRSVEALDSALRRRFVFEEMPPLYHLEDLQDEVYGFKLSDILKRINLRIEKLLDSDHSIGHAYFLHKDENSIIKSFYKNIIPLLKEYFFGDHGKIGLVLGNGFVQKTENDSVFADFEYDGKDQYDEKESYTIIDHSDNKNAFEIALSELMK; this is encoded by the coding sequence ATGAGTTTATATAAAGATTTGCAAATAAAAGTTTATGATTGGTTAAAAGCTAAACATGATAGAGATCAAAATTTTACTTTTTCTTTACGCCAGAAAGCGAACAAAGGTGCAGAGTTAAATTACTTTATAGGAACAGAAAAGTCAAAATACTTTTCCACAACTTTTTGGTTTATTCCAGTTGCTTACCCAGGATCTTCGGGTGATCTCATTAATTTAGTAATTGATCTGCGAAAGAAAAAAATTGAGTTTTTTGTACAGTTTAATCAGACTAAAACACCACATGATAAGCAGAATAGACTTGCGTTAGAATTCATCAGAAGCTTAAAAGAAAAAGTTAAAAGCGATTTTGACAATGTTTATGTAGGTTCGGATAAAAATAAAATGGAATTCTTTGGTGCTTATTCTACGCCAAAATATTCAGATTTTGAAGAAATGAAAGATGATCTTGAAAATATGATCAATAAAATAATTCCAATGATTGATGAGCAACTTGCACTTTTCAAATCTAATAATCCTGATTTCATTGGAGATAAATTTTCTAAAGAAGATCAAAAGAAAATGATTTCTAAAATGCATGATAGAATTGAGAAATATTCTGACCAAAAATACATTGAAAAAAGTAAGGGTGAGAAAAAGGAAGATGAGGAAGAATTATTTGTTGATTTTATTATAAACCCTAATATTCCATTGAATCAAATTCTTTACGGCCCACCTGGAACAGGTAAAACTTATAACACTATTAATAAGTCATTGGCAATTATTGAAGGTAAAACAGACGAAGATTTATCAGATGAAGAATTAAATGAGGGAAGAATTACGTTGCATAATAGATTTAAAGATTATGTTGTAGACGGAAGAATAGTCTTTACTACTTTTCATCAAAGTATGAGTTATGAAGATTTTATTGAAGGAATAAAACCGGAAATTGAAGATGGAATAGACGGTTCCCGTACCGTTATTTATAATGTGCATGAGGGAATTTTTAAAAAGATTGCAGAAAATTGCAAGAATGAACATACCGTTTCGGATAATTACGGTTTTACTTTTGAAGATGCATGGGAAAGTCTAATCACAAAAAGTGAAACAAATGACAAATTTTTTCTAAATACATTATCATCTAAGGAGGGTTTTTTAGTAAAAGATTTAACCGAAAATGGAAATCTTAGACTTACAAATAATCTTGGAGAAAAAGAATATGTAGTTTCATTCAATAGAATGAAGAAACTTCAGGAAAAAATACAAAATTTAACTGTTGTAAAAAACATAGATAAAGAGTTTCGAGAAGTGATCGGAGGTATGAATTCTACAGCATATTGGTCTGTATTAAATTATATAAATAATTGGTTGAAAAATAATCACACCAATAAACAATACATTCCGTCTAATCAACCTTGTGTTCTTATCATCGATGAAATCAATCGTGGAAACGTTTCGCAAATTTTTGGGGAATTAATTACTTTGATTGAAGAAGATAAAAGGATTGGGATGCCCGAAGAGCTAGAAATTATTTTGCCATATAGCAAAAAACCCTTTGGTGTACCTTCCAATCTCTATATTATCGGAACTATGAATACCGCCGACCGAAGTGTGGAAGCATTGGATTCTGCACTCAGACGAAGATTTGTTTTTGAAGAAATGCCACCTTTGTATCATCTTGAGGATTTGCAAGATGAAGTCTACGGTTTTAAATTATCTGATATTTTAAAAAGAATTAATCTAAGAATAGAAAAATTATTAGATAGTGACCATTCAATCGGTCACGCTTACTTTTTACATAAAGATGAAAATTCAATTATCAAGTCATTTTATAAAAATATTATTCCATTGTTGAAAGAGTATTTTTTTGGAGATCACGGAAAAATAGGATTGGTTTTAGGAAATGGCTTTGTTCAGAAAACTGAGAATGACTCTGTTTTCGCAGACTTTGAATATGACGGAAAAGACCAGTATGACGAAAAGGAAAGTTATACAATTATCGATCATTCCGATAATAAAAATGCTTTCGAAATCGCTCTTTCAGAATTAATGAAATAA
- a CDS encoding type I restriction endonuclease subunit R, with product MKYTESKLEQAFIHLLKTERYTYVSGQHIQRKNNQEVLIKEDLRKFLLNRYPDLEDLELETIINELAFQSASNLYESNKYICKLLADGLIFKRNDPSKKDLHIRYLDIDPETLAKNNSFKIVNQLEIQGKELRIPDLIIYINGIPVVVFEFKTTIEEDISIHNAFKQLTKRYRRDIPELMKYNAFCVISDGVNNKAGTIFSSYQFFYGWNKITGDEKKALTGIDTTTSIVHGMMNQERLCDIIHHFILFPDTSKHELKILSRYPQYYAANKLFKNILKHRKPEGDGKGGTYFGATGCGKSYTMLFLARLLMRSTLFSSPTIVIISDRTDLDDQLSKDFTNAKDFIGDENIINITSRADLRSRLRGRESGGVFLTTVQKFEEDLEILSDRTNIICISDEAHRSQVNLDLKVKIDENGVTKSYGFAKYLHDSLPNATYVGFTGTPIDKTLTVFGEVVDAYTMFESVNDEITVRLVYEGRAAKVNLDHSKVVEIEKYYENAVAEGASEYHVEASQQAIARMEVVLGDRDRIKAIAQDFVTHYKNRLAENATVAGKVMFVCASREIAYKLFKEVIALRPDWNEVKTPDHLSPKEQKEVAPIERIKMVMTRNKDDDEDLWNLLGNKEGRKDLDLQFKQLHSNFKIAIVVDMWLTGFDVPFLDTIYIDKPLQTHNLIQTISRVNRKYEGKDKGLVVDYIGIKKNLNHALGMFNSSAADDFEDIDKAIILIKDQLDLLRQFFYQFDSSKYFEGNPVDQLQCLNKASELVLQTEKSEQFFVEVTKKLKSAYNLACGANDFTEREIDEIHFYFAIKSIVVKLTKGEAPDTAQMNEKVSKMVEDAIISEGVEEIFKLDDNKANAIDLFNDKFLEKISQLELPNTKIKILERLLKQTISDFKKVNKMKGIEFSARLQSIINRYNERSERDILDYDGIQTDTSEQILDLILELRKEMASFEDLGIDYEEKAFYDILDAICRQYGFEFDQEKMRELAREIKHIVDDAAKYPDWSERDDIKAQLKMDIIVKLHQFGYPPITQDDVYKNVLEQAENFKKNR from the coding sequence ATGAAATACACCGAATCTAAACTCGAACAGGCGTTCATCCATCTTCTGAAAACTGAAAGATACACCTACGTTTCTGGTCAGCATATCCAGCGCAAAAACAATCAGGAAGTATTGATTAAAGAAGACCTGCGTAAATTTTTGCTGAACCGTTATCCGGATTTAGAGGATCTTGAACTGGAAACAATCATCAACGAGCTGGCTTTTCAATCTGCCTCAAACCTATATGAGAGCAATAAATACATTTGCAAATTACTGGCAGACGGATTAATTTTCAAGCGGAATGATCCATCTAAAAAAGATTTACATATTCGGTATCTGGATATAGATCCGGAAACTTTAGCAAAAAATAATTCTTTTAAAATTGTCAATCAGTTAGAAATACAGGGCAAAGAACTCCGTATCCCAGATTTGATTATCTATATCAACGGAATTCCGGTGGTTGTTTTCGAATTCAAAACCACCATCGAAGAAGATATTAGCATCCATAATGCCTTCAAGCAATTAACAAAAAGGTACAGAAGAGATATTCCGGAGCTGATGAAATACAATGCTTTTTGCGTCATCAGCGACGGCGTAAATAACAAAGCCGGAACAATATTCTCTTCCTACCAGTTTTTCTATGGCTGGAATAAAATTACCGGCGACGAGAAAAAAGCTTTAACCGGTATTGATACCACAACTTCTATTGTTCACGGAATGATGAATCAGGAAAGGTTGTGCGATATCATTCATCATTTTATCCTGTTCCCGGATACTTCAAAACATGAACTGAAAATCCTGAGCAGATATCCACAATATTATGCAGCAAATAAACTCTTTAAGAATATATTGAAACACCGCAAACCTGAAGGTGATGGAAAAGGGGGAACTTATTTTGGCGCGACCGGATGTGGGAAAAGTTACACCATGTTATTTCTGGCTCGTTTGCTCATGCGTTCTACCTTATTTTCAAGTCCTACGATTGTGATTATATCAGACCGAACCGATCTTGATGATCAGTTATCAAAAGATTTCACTAACGCTAAGGATTTTATCGGTGATGAAAATATCATCAACATCACTTCTCGTGCGGACTTAAGATCCCGATTGCGAGGGAGAGAAAGCGGCGGCGTTTTCCTGACCACGGTACAAAAGTTCGAAGAGGATTTGGAAATACTTTCGGACAGAACCAATATTATCTGTATTTCTGATGAAGCACACCGCAGTCAGGTGAACTTGGACTTGAAAGTGAAGATTGACGAAAACGGCGTTACAAAATCTTACGGTTTTGCCAAATATTTACATGATTCATTACCCAATGCAACCTATGTAGGATTTACCGGAACACCGATAGATAAAACCCTCACCGTCTTCGGAGAGGTAGTGGATGCATACACCATGTTTGAATCGGTAAATGATGAAATTACCGTACGTTTGGTCTATGAAGGACGCGCTGCCAAAGTAAATCTCGATCATTCAAAAGTGGTAGAGATTGAAAAATATTATGAAAATGCAGTAGCGGAAGGCGCTTCGGAATATCATGTGGAAGCAAGTCAGCAAGCTATTGCCAGAATGGAAGTCGTTTTAGGAGACAGAGATCGTATAAAAGCCATCGCACAGGATTTCGTGACCCATTACAAAAATAGGCTGGCTGAAAATGCTACTGTCGCAGGCAAAGTTATGTTTGTATGCGCCTCCAGAGAAATTGCCTATAAATTATTTAAGGAAGTTATTGCACTTCGTCCTGACTGGAATGAAGTGAAAACACCTGATCACCTTTCTCCAAAAGAGCAAAAGGAAGTGGCGCCTATCGAACGCATCAAAATGGTCATGACCCGTAATAAGGATGACGACGAAGATTTGTGGAATCTATTAGGAAATAAAGAAGGCCGAAAAGATTTAGACCTTCAGTTTAAACAGCTTCATTCCAACTTTAAAATAGCAATTGTCGTTGATATGTGGCTCACAGGTTTCGATGTGCCGTTTTTGGATACCATTTATATTGACAAACCATTGCAAACGCATAATCTTATCCAGACTATTTCTCGGGTGAATCGAAAATATGAAGGGAAAGATAAAGGTCTTGTGGTAGATTACATCGGGATTAAAAAGAACTTGAATCATGCCTTAGGAATGTTCAATTCCAGTGCAGCCGATGATTTCGAAGATATTGATAAAGCCATTATTCTGATTAAAGATCAATTGGATTTGCTTCGCCAGTTTTTCTATCAATTCGATTCTTCAAAATATTTTGAGGGAAATCCTGTGGATCAGTTGCAATGCCTGAACAAAGCGTCTGAACTCGTTTTGCAAACTGAAAAATCAGAACAATTTTTTGTAGAAGTAACCAAGAAATTAAAAAGTGCTTACAATTTAGCATGTGGTGCAAATGATTTTACAGAACGGGAAATTGATGAGATCCATTTCTATTTTGCCATCAAATCCATTGTCGTAAAATTAACCAAAGGCGAAGCTCCCGATACTGCCCAGATGAATGAAAAAGTAAGCAAGATGGTAGAAGATGCCATTATTTCTGAAGGGGTAGAAGAAATTTTCAAATTGGATGATAATAAAGCCAACGCAATTGATTTGTTTAATGATAAGTTTTTAGAAAAGATCAGCCAACTGGAATTGCCAAATACCAAAATTAAAATTCTGGAGCGATTATTAAAACAGACTATTTCGGATTTTAAAAAAGTAAATAAAATGAAGGGTATCGAATTTTCTGCCCGCCTACAAAGTATCATCAACCGCTACAATGAGCGAAGTGAGCGCGATATTTTAGATTATGACGGAATTCAAACCGATACGTCGGAACAAATTTTAGATTTGATTTTAGAGTTGCGAAAGGAGATGGCCTCATTTGAAGATCTGGGAATTGATTATGAGGAAAAAGCCTTCTATGACATTCTTGACGCCATCTGCCGTCAGTATGGTTTTGAATTTGACCAGGAGAAAATGCGGGAATTAGCCCGTGAAATAAAACACATTGTAGATGATGCTGCAAAATATCCGGACTGGAGTGAAAGAGACGATATCAAAGCGCAGTTAAAAATGGATATCATTGTAAAACTTCATCAATTTGGTTACCCACCAATAACACAAGACGACGTGTATAAAAATGTGTTGGAGCAGGCGGAGAATTTTAAGAAGAATAGGTAA
- a CDS encoding nucleotidyl transferase AbiEii/AbiGii toxin family protein, with protein MWINLEEKQKIQILEQAGSALALPAFVIEKDWWVCIILKAVFQSQYADSIIFKGGTSLSKVYNLIDRFSEDIDLIIDRHLLGFEELDSKSKIKKLRKASGGFIINEFREELILQLSNLGIDNSQYDIKYNEVIDDTSDPNTLEVYYNSVVPVSNAYIQQRVLLEMGARSLTEPMEKKPVLSFIDEQYAELPFSEPSFDVQVVIPTRTFIEKTLLLHEEFSKQRDKIRTDRLTRHLYDLEKIMDTEYGETAIRDHELFETIVHHRKTITPLRGIDYSNHEKGKLSILPPAEVLKNWEADYKTMQENMIAGESLPWEKLLERIKTIQDRFNKV; from the coding sequence GCTTTAGCTTTGCCCGCATTTGTTATTGAAAAAGACTGGTGGGTTTGTATCATCCTTAAAGCTGTTTTCCAATCTCAATACGCAGATTCTATTATCTTCAAAGGCGGAACTTCATTAAGTAAAGTTTATAATCTGATCGATCGTTTTTCGGAAGATATAGACTTAATTATCGACAGGCACTTATTAGGATTTGAGGAATTGGATTCAAAATCAAAGATTAAGAAATTAAGAAAAGCATCTGGTGGATTTATTATTAATGAATTCCGTGAAGAACTTATACTTCAGCTGTCAAATTTAGGAATTGATAATAGTCAGTATGATATCAAATACAATGAAGTAATTGATGACACAAGTGATCCAAATACTTTGGAAGTTTATTATAACTCTGTGGTGCCTGTCAGCAATGCTTATATCCAGCAACGGGTGCTATTGGAAATGGGTGCAAGATCTTTGACTGAACCCATGGAAAAAAAACCTGTACTCTCATTTATTGATGAGCAATATGCTGAACTTCCATTTTCTGAGCCAAGTTTTGATGTTCAAGTAGTGATTCCCACCAGAACTTTTATTGAAAAAACTTTATTATTACATGAAGAGTTTTCAAAACAAAGAGATAAAATCCGAACCGATCGTCTTACAAGACATCTTTATGATTTAGAGAAAATCATGGACACAGAATATGGTGAAACTGCTATACGTGATCATGAACTTTTCGAAACAATCGTTCACCATAGAAAAACGATTACGCCACTACGTGGAATCGATTATTCCAATCACGAAAAAGGGAAATTAAGCATTTTGCCTCCTGCTGAAGTACTCAAAAACTGGGAAGCCGACTACAAAACAATGCAGGAAAATATGATTGCTGGAGAAAGTCTGCCGTGGGAAAAATTGCTGGAACGGATAAAGACCATTCAAGATCGATTTAATAAAGTCTAA